aattataaaaataacatttatgatgataattatattaattatcctatgtaaaaaaaataaaaatttgtatTTTAGTAATATGAGATATCTCCTTAGTCTATATCTCTTTGTCTCAATAATTGTAAAAAATAACAATTATGGTAATAATTATATTAACTATTCTAActaaaaaaccaaaaaaaaatttatgtgagatttagataataaaaTTTGCTGAAGATTATGATAAGATAATAAAAGATTGGAAAAAGgttttattttcattttgttCTAATGTTTGATCaattaaatgaaaattaaaaatgataataattttcaccataaattGTTTTGTAATCTATATAATAACAATAGGAGAGGATCCAAACCATGGATTTCAAATGCTTGATTGCTAGTGATCACCATAGATTGAATGGGTCAACATAAATAAATTGTATTATGCAGTAGCCAATGGATCAATTGCCTTTGGCTCCTGAAACAATGCCTTCGGGCCATTTGACTTCTCCCAATCTATTTGAGATGGGTCATATAATAATCTCTCCTTCATGTGCATAGCTTAATACAATTTACTTAATTTTCTACTTCGGCATCATAtctcttttttaactgcttcttCAAAGCTTATatgatctaaaataaacaaaacaaatattGAATCATAAATTTTTGTTAGTGATCTGAATTTTTGGGATTTCATCTGAGAAATCATTTTATGAATCTTAATTGTTACTAGATAAGGTTGACGATAAACTTATTGGAGCTGGATCTATCACTTGATTTTATGGAGTATTGAAATCTGAAATTATTTTTCACATTTATTGATCTTCCAATTCTAACTTattctttcatcaaacataatattttaattaataataaatttattactAATAAGATTATACAATCGATACGCTTTGAATTATAAgaaataaccaattaagatatattttttagatttatgaATTTACCAAAGCATAAgtaatataacaaaaaaaattcttagattgCTTACTCTTGGCTTTATATTATACCAAGCCTAAAAAGGAGTTTGATTCGTAACAACtctttttgataaaatatttaataaataaactgTTGTTGTAACTGTTTTTGTTTCTGTCAAAAACTGAtttagaagatgttttcttttaagcaaacttcttgtcatttcaatGACAGTTCAATTATTATGTTCAACTGTATTATTTTATTCTAGTGTATGTGGTGCTTTTAATTatctataaatattaaaaaaaaagaattaaacttgttagataaaaattcatcacCTTTTTCTGTTCGAAGTGCCTTTATGCATCTATCACTTTGTATTTCTATAAAtgtctaaaatttttaaaaattattaaatattttaaattcagTTGTAGAAAACATAGCCTAGTTATAACCATTAATAAACAATAAAACATATTGACTTCcactaaataattttatattcataggtCCATATAAATCGGTATTAATTAATTTAAGACAATTAGATACTCTTGATTCTTTTCCAGGGAAATAATTTCTTACTTTGTCATAAATGTATTCTTCATATACATTAAGTATAATAATTAtgtaatcattttttttatttaataaccttaaacccttaatattAATGTATCtatatcttaaatatcataaattaaacTCATTTGTTACAATAAACGCATacttttcaatatttgaaacatTAAGTAGACAAATCTTGTTTTACATAATGTAACATTTATTGTAATCAgatcatatttttttatctttaatactacatgaaaaatcatcaaatataattgaatatccatcatttatcaaTTATCCAATACTCAACAGGTTATGTGATAAATTAGgaataaagaaaatattatcaaagtgttttaccttcccttgatttgtcttcacctttgATAGAGGATATTCTGGTACCACCCAGTTGGCAGCCACCTTAGACCCCACGTGGCATCCTCAGCTAGAGTCATGCACACATCTCAAAGTAGTACAAAACGGTATAGCCTGACTAAAAAATGATTGTATCCCGAAGCGACACCACCCAGCTCAAAAGCAACGCAAAGCAGAATCCACGCCGCTTGAAATCGCATAAAGTGGCATCCGAAAGTGAGGAGACAACCCCGCACAACACGGGATCAGAACAAATGAACCATCCACCTAAAATATCGACGAACACTAACAACCTACATATAGTCGATCCCTATAAATGTATAAAAACTACTCTCGAGTAAGCGCCAAGGAAAATGTATAAAATATCGATGAAAACTCTCCATGATAACTTCTTATAATCCGTCGTGACCAATCCTCCCTTGAAAATAGGCCTGCAATTTCTTTAGCTCTAGTGACAATGACTTGACCTCCTTTATAACCCAAAGGAAGGGCATGCCAGATGCCTCCAGCCCACACCCAATCTCCATTAGCTATGTTGTGCTGTGGCCGATGTTGCTGTCAAAGCCAACATAGACAATAGACCTCGGCTCCTTCTTGCCGAGGTAGCGTAGGACTCAACGTTTGTCCATGGATGCCTTGTTCCCTCTTGCGGCCTTTGTCCTCTAGATCCAAACCTTCTTCCCCTTCACCTCTCTAGTGTAGCACTCGATGTATGTTGCATCTAAGGTCTCAAATGTATTGATCACGAACCCGTCAGCAACCATCTTCGCCTCCCGAACCTCCTCGCGGAACTTTTCCTAGCCCGGCATGGTGAGCCAAGTTAATCTCGAGCCAGTGAAGCAACCCAGGCACGTCGAAAGGCTCGAATGGGTCATCAATCCGATCGTAGATCTTGTGTTGCAGGACCATATGTGAGCATAGAACGTACAAGCAGGAGGGGCCGTGGAAGAGGAGATATGGCAATCCGGAGCTCCTTCGCGAACTCCCTCATCCAAGGGTTGCAACAATCGGCGACCATGCACCCCGGGGCTTGCCGCTGGGCTTGAAGGTGTTGCTTAAGGGGTTGATGGAGAACGCTGGTGGCCGTGAAGAATGGTTGAAGCAATGACATAGAAGGCAGCAGGTCGACGTTCTCGCACCCCTCGGGGACCCCCACTTTGGTGCAAGGGAAAGGAGGTTCAACGAAGTCGGTCGGTAGGCCGACTCGTCTAGCATGGCTGATGACGGCATCGGTCCTGGCAGCATTGATAGGGGCGGTGATGAAGCTAACGATGGCGCCATGCTTGGCGAGGAGGATGGTCGTGTTGGCATGGGGCCATGGCCCAGCACCAGGAAGGGAACCAACACGAAGTGAGGCTTCGTTTTGCTGTCGTCGTTCATGTCAAAACTACAGAGCTTGATGctcaataaataaaattattctataaaaaattaatatcaagatAGAAGTTAAGTATTATAAATTCAAAAtagtttattttaaataaatctcTATAATTGAATATTAGAAGATCAAGAAGAGTTTACTTTCTTTCAAAATCTTTAGAGAGTTCCTTATTGTTTATTCTAAAgaattttaacaaaaataaatttttttatattaacatATAATGTGATAAAGCATATTTCGTCACCACCCATGCGGCGACAATCAACGGTCACCTTGAAATCGACGTGGCGCATGCATGCTAAAATGGCACGTCGAACTTTGGTGCAACGATAGGTTGTACCCGTGTCGCTCGAGGTCATATGAGACGATGCCACCCCAACAAAACCATTCGAAGCGGTACAAGGCAATGTCACACAACGTGAAACCTTCCAAACCAGTCCACGTCGTGTGGAGCATATGGGCCGATTGCGGGGGGGGATCAACGACCATTAACAGATCCCGTACAACTGACCTCATGACAGGTATAAAGGtcatgctagttataggtgctttgcaagtcaatcacgtgagtgatggcatgtgggaCATACTATGTAGTGtttttattcattattatttattagtattttcttattttatattgtatattgcatatattgtaatgtcaatgGATCAGTGCAATGAAAATCAAATcgagatcacaataataagattGATTTACTTTTAAATAAATACCctagagagacatcgtgataaccggatagactagtgtgctgtatacccatccatatgattgaggtgactggtctcatagttgtggagacactagggatacaatgcatgtactcattggagaatgagttcactgattgatctacttatagaatgttgaatggttgatgatacttcattgtcaaacagcgattccatggTCTTCAttgtgtacttggtccttagatttgagacaccaaggatgtcctatataagtattCCActatttgatatcggacttatagttcgcgaagtttcaaatctagcataacTGATCATCGGGAGTATCCTATGTGttattgcttaaacaaatccttagccataGTTGAGTTAAGAgatgagttctctgggagaatctgattatatCGAGACTCGAGTATAtttcgtatgggtctgataacaccatacATAATATATgatttctgggatattagatagatgaagaaCTATaaatacacgataactgaggatatatatatgtccaatggattggattccctatatcatttggggattacgacgtagtggcatagtatatTTGTAGTTGATGAGTtgtgtgaattattataaagataataattcactaagtcagaaggagttctgacaggtacgaCTCAtggccagttcgatattgggcatagagggtcacacacatatggtaggtgttatgatgagtagaggttcgaatatgagatatttgcccgagcccctattttattggatatccaataagctcctgaattattagatcctatagataagatctaataagagccaatgcaagattcttaggtagagatccactaatccaagatgtttggataattagatagagatccagtacccaatatggtaggatccattaagatTAAGTGgtaggaacctctataaatatgagggtccAAAAGATAGCATAGGCTAGTCACCTCTTGACtacccctcctattctcctccctctcctctcttcCTCGTTCAACAGCCCCAATTGAGggcgtgtggacaacaagaagggccagccccttcttgatcatgTGGTCAGAGGAAGATCATTCAGTAATTTGAGGATCGTTTTCACCATATCTACCATGTGAAttatcactagagaggagggtagtTGACCTCATTTATCTATTCCTATAGATCTAGGAtattttagggatatacaatctccctatgtaATAAATCTCACTTATATTTGATCGTTTTCACCATATCTACCATGTGAAttatcactagagaggagggtagtTGACCTCATTTATCTATTCCTATAGATCTAGGattttttagggatatacaatctccctatgtaataaatcttacttgaTATTTGCGGTTTCGGTTTTGTGTTTTATTAAGCACATCAATTTTCACACGACGATGAGATACACTTTTTTTAGAAATATGTGTTTTTTAGTTTATGTTTTTCACTGCATATGTGATGCTCTAATCAGGTTTCCCAATAGGCTGACTCTCTGGTCAACGCTAGGGGTTGATCTCTGAGCACTCAAACATACTAAAACTCACCTCAACACCATCATACTAACTTAAGCTTTGGAGGAGTCGAATCAGTATTTCCCCTTCTGTATTTCTCCTTCCGACTTTAGCCTATATGCTGGAACCCAATAAGAAAGGAAAAGTAACTCCCAGCTCAACCTTAGATCAGCTTGATAGATAGCAAGCTAACCAAACTTGACACCGATCCTCCCCAGTCAGGAAGCCACGCGGACGACCTAGCACATTCCGATCAGACGTAGTAGTGGTGACAACTTGTCACAACGTGAAGTTGCATAACAGAATCTAATtaaaatcttaatatattttaattaattaatttaaaatcataaaatctaACAACCTACGGAGTAGTGGTCCAACTTTGACTCTCCTCCCTACCTAATACTATAACTACAAAGCCTCACATGTTTCACGATAAATAATTTATCTATACGTGACATAGTTTACATTCTCTATTCTCTACCCACAAAGGTGCCAAATTTGATGCTTTATACTGATCTCAAAAACATATAAAAGGTATGCTTCAAATATGTCGAGTTAGAGATTTCATAATATAATGTCGGCAACAAATTATTCCCCTCCAATCCAATCCATCTTTATCTCTCCGTCTTAGCCACGTCGCCATCAATCATATCGCGGCTCGAGATTGATTCCAACCGTTGCAATTTCACCCAAATTAttacgacaaaaagggaaaaaatgATGGAATAAATCTTTTTTCTATTCACATGATCGATCACATCACAGCATTCCAAAATTACACGATGTTTCTCTTTCTAAAAGCGTATGTTTGGGGGTCGGATTTGAATTGGCATCGATTCTAATTGAATCAAAGATACAGGAGGAGTAGGATGCGATTTGAGTTGATGCGACGAGAGCAGCAAACTAATTGTTGGTAGGAAAAGATTTAGAGGGGATTGAGAGTTGGCTTGGCTGTGAAAGCGTGCCATCGTGGCTCGTTTCTTGAATGGGAAAGGATGTGGATGAGCATTGAAGAAACGAGTCATGTAGTTAGCATGTCCATGGAAGTTGGCGATCCTTGTTTTCCTAGCTTCCATCGTTTAGGACCGGGACACTTTTGTCTTCTGCTACAGCGGAGTTCTTCGTTATGTGTCATTAACCAAAAAGAAGATTATGATAGGAAAGCGTGCAGAGCCGAGATCGCTTACGGCTCAGCCCAAGATTTAGCCAACAGTGCAGCCACGATTACATTATAGAATTCAAAGGAGAATATTCTATCGATACTATATAATGTTTCCTTGGGTCAAGCCCATCATCCAAACTCTTattttttcaacttgaattgtcaGATACTCCATCTGACCTTATTGTTTACATAAGTCAATCACTAGTAGATGCCTACGCTACTCGCTTGCCCAAGTCAGATATGTTACATAGACTGATCTATATCGAGTCATGCTAATCCAAACATCATCGATAACATGGGTGGTTTCGCCAATGAGCTTCATTGGGTGtggataagaagaaaaaaaaaattctattattTGAAAATATATTCCCAATGAGGTCGGTCGAGTGTCACATCGTATTACTTTCTATGAGAATGTTAACATGTCTTATCCTAAACTGTTTAAGAAGTTATCGACCCTAACCTTCATCTTAAAAGAAATTGGAAGGTTATAACACGTATGAAGTTTTACTGCACTAACGGTGACATATATTATTATGGTTTTGATTTTACCACAATAACAGATGGAATTTTGTGATTTAAAGATCTCAAGAATTCTTTTCTTCGatggaaatatatatattttgaaatataaaacgtTCATCGATTAACCAAACTCGTAAGTCAAATTTTACGATAAGCAGAAGGATTATTTGTTTGAACTTaataaaaagacatatcgatctcAACATAGAACCCTTATTTTTAGTTGGCACGAAAACAGGACACATGCGAATAGCTTCTTCCTCATCCTTGTGCTTGATCATGGTGCGATGCATAATGGATCAACTGTGTCACGTTGGCATAAGATGAGCCTCCTACTTCCATTGCCTCCTTGGCCTTCCTCCCCAGCTCTCTTGCTCTCTCCCGTCTCTCTTCTCCTTTCTCGCCTCCGTCCATCAGTCTCAAGACCGCCTTCTCTATCTCTTCTGCGCCTACGTGGGCGTCGGGCACCGTCACGCCCACCGCCACTCCGGTTCGCAGAACGTCCACGATCAGCCTCTCATTAATGTACTGGTCGCTGCTGAAGTGAGGCCATGTCGCCATCGGCACGCCCTCCGACACCGCCTCCACCACCGAGTTCCATCCGCAGTGTGTCACGAATCCTCCGACCGCCGGGTGCGACAAGATCGCCGCCTGAGGCGCCCATCCCTTGATGATAAGTCCCTTGTCACCGACCCTCTCCTGGAAGACGCCGCAAGACAGCCACTTCTCCACCTCAGGGGACGAcgcatcgacctccttgatcacccaAAGGAAGGCCTGGCCGGATGCTTCCAGCCCACGCCCTATCTCCAGTACCTGAGCCGGGCTGTGGCGGACGATGCTGCCGAAGCTGACATAGACGACAGACCTCGGGGCCTTCTCGTCGAGCCAGAGAAGGATTCGATGTTTGTCCACGGACGCCTTGTTCCCTCTCGCGGCCTTGTCGTCCGGATCCTGGTTCGACAGCGACAGTGGCCCGATCGTCCAAACCTTCTTCCCCTTCGCCTCTCTGCTGTAGCACTGGACGTATgtggcctccaaggcttcaaacgtGTTGATCACGAACCCATCCGCGGCCGTCTCCGCCTCCCAGACCTCCTCGCGGAACTTTTCCCACCCCGGCATGGTGATGAACCACGCCGTCTGGGCCATGCTGATCTCGAGCCGGTGAGGCAAGCCGGGCACGTCAAAAGGCTCGAACGGGTCACCGATCTGCTCGTAGATCTTGTGCCGTAGGATCATGCGTGCGCACAGCATATTCAAGCAGGAGGGGCCGTGGAAGAGGAGATATGGCATCCGGAGCTCCTTGGCAACTCCCTTCGTCCAAGGATTACATGAGTCAGCGATCATGCACGTCGGGGGTTGCCGCTGGGCTCGAAGGTGCTGCGTAAGGGGGTGACGGAGAAGGCCGGTAGCGTCGTGAAACTGTTTCAACAATTCATAAGAAGGCAGCAGGTCGATTCTCTCGCATCCTTCGGGAAGTCCAGCTTCGGCGCAAGGGAAGGTAAGCTCAACGAACTCGACCGCGATGCCGGCTCGCCTGACGCGACGGACGACGGCCTCGGTCCTGGCAACGTTGACGGGGGTGGTGATGATGCTGACGCGGGCACCTCGCTCGGCGAGGAGGACGGCCATGTCGGCCATGGGGATCATGTGCCCCTGCGCCAGGAAGGGAACCAATACGAAGTGAGGCCTCGTCTTGCTTTCGCCATTACCGGTGGTTGGCGCAAGGTGGTGTTGCATGACGAGAAGTAGAGAGTGTTGAATTTGAGAGGAAGAACAGAGTTGAATTTGATAGGAAGAACAGAGGAAGAGTAGGATAAActtaaatcttctatatttctctcaattttttttttaaatttcagaaactctatgtaTTTTATGAcctaacatatggggtttatatagtccccgaagatacattacattaattatattcaaaataaattaattttttttaagaatcaaTAACTAATTTGATTTGTCCTTTCATAGACATTTAATGGTGCAATGAacatttcttttgatgaaattaatctctttatgatatttataataagtttaattctaacattctCTCCCCTTAAACTTGTTTCATCTAACATGCGAAGTTTCTTTCgaagttattaaaatattttaaatttaagagaTTTTGTAAGTATATCGATCACTTGTTCACCTGTCTTGATATAATGTAGCTCcacttatttatttttgatatgatctcttataaaataaatcTTGTGTCGATATACTTTGATCTTTCATGGTAGACTATATTTTTGGTTAAGACAATAGCTGATTTGTTTTTAACATAAATCTTAGTTAACAACTCCTATGACATATAAAGTTCTTAGAGTAATCTTCTTAGTTATATTGCTTGGcaaacactagaagaagctgCTATGTAATGATCTATTacttttttgaagaccaagtaataaaatatatttttttaatcatcgtAGCTTCCAACCTAATCACTATCactatatccaataagctccaacCTTTAAGATGATGAATAAAATATTCtatactcaattgttcctttaatatatcataaaattcttttaacgatatttaaatgagatgtcCTAGGAGCTTCCatatatctacttattaaaccaactctaAATAGTTTATCGGGTTGAGTGCATGTCAAATATCTTAAACATCTAATtaaacttttataataagttggattaatatATTTACCTTCACCTTTCTTAGTCAACTTGGTACCATATTCAATAAGGGTATATGTAGGATGACAATCTTATGTAGAAAACTTCTTTAGAACCTCCTATGCATAA
The DNA window shown above is from Musa acuminata AAA Group cultivar baxijiao chromosome BXJ2-4, Cavendish_Baxijiao_AAA, whole genome shotgun sequence and carries:
- the LOC103983500 gene encoding UDP-glycosyltransferase 73D1-like, with translation MIKKGLALLVVHTPSIGAVERGREEREENRRGSQEQNEASLRVGSLPGAGPWPHANTTILLAKHGAIVSFITAPINAARTDAVISHARRVGLPTDFVEPPFPCTKVGVPEGCENVDLLPSMSLLQPFFTATSVLHQPLKQHLQAQRQAPGCMVADCCNPWMREFAKELRIAISPLPRPLLLEKFREEVREAKMVADGFVINTFETLDATYIECYTREVKGKKVWI
- the LOC135609190 gene encoding UDP-glycosyltransferase 73E1-like, translated to MQHHLAPTTGNGESKTRPHFVLVPFLAQGHMIPMADMAVLLAERGARVSIITTPVNVARTEAVVRRVRRAGIAVEFVELTFPCAEAGLPEGCERIDLLPSYELLKQFHDATGLLRHPLTQHLRAQRQPPTCMIADSCNPWTKGVAKELRMPYLLFHGPSCLNMLCARMILRHKIYEQIGDPFEPFDVPGLPHRLEISMAQTAWFITMPGWEKFREEVWEAETAADGFVINTFEALEATYVQCYSREAKGKKVWTIGPLSLSNQDPDDKAARGNKASVDKHRILLWLDEKAPRSVVYVSFGSIVRHSPAQVLEIGRGLEASGQAFLWVIKEVDASSPEVEKWLSCGVFQERVGDKGLIIKGWAPQAAILSHPAVGGFVTHCGWNSVVEAVSEGVPMATWPHFSSDQYINERLIVDVLRTGVAVGVTVPDAHVGAEEIEKAVLRLMDGGEKGEERRERARELGRKAKEAMEVGGSSYANVTQLIHYASHHDQAQG